The proteins below come from a single Aegilops tauschii subsp. strangulata cultivar AL8/78 chromosome 6, Aet v6.0, whole genome shotgun sequence genomic window:
- the LOC109747194 gene encoding very-long-chain aldehyde decarbonylase GL1-4 has protein sequence MATRPGPLTEWPWQRMGNFKYLVMAPVVVHGAYRVMNKGWGDIDLAYSLILPSLALRMIHNQIWISLSRYQTARSKHRIVDRDIEFEQVDRERGWDDQIVFNGLLFYVGYLAMPSVRRFPLWRTDGAVATALLHAGPVEFLYYWFHRALHHHFLYSRYHSHHHASIVTEPITSVIHPFGEHIVYFTLFAIPMLSTVYMGNGSALVFVLYIVYIDFMNNMGHCNFELVPKWMFQVFPPLKYLMYTPSFHSLHHTQFRTNYSLFMPFYDYIYSTMDKASDELYESSLKGTEETPDLVHLTHMTNLQSAYHLRVGFASIASKPSDNSEWYMWTLWPLAWLSMVVAWIYGSSAFVVERIKLKKMKMQTWVVPRYNFQYGLTWDRESINDLIEKAILDADVRGVKVLSLGLLNQAKQLNGNGELFRQKYPKLGVRIVDGSGLATGVVLKSIPSDAKQVFLHTGTSKIARAVAMALCGKGIQVIMNRKKEYDMLKSQMPENRASYLKCSSNDITKIWLVERIDDKEQRMAPKGTVFIPISQFPLKKVRKDCTYLSTPAMKIPDTMQNIHSCENWLPRRVMSAWHIAGILHVLEGWSVHECGDDMMDPEKAWSAAIRHGFVPLTKA, from the exons ATGGCGACCAGGCCGGGGCCTTTGACTGAATGGCCGTGGCAGAGGATGGGCAACTTCAAG TACCTGGTGATGGCGCCGGTGGTCGTCCACGGCGCGTACCGGGTGATGAACAAGGGGTGGGGCGACATCGACCTGGCCTACTCGCTGATCCTGCCGTCGCTGGCGCTGCGGATGATCCACAACCAGATCTGGATCAGCCTGTCCCGCTACCAGACCGCGCGCAGCAAGCACCGCATCGTGGACCGGGACATCGAGTTCGAGCAGGTGGACCGCGAGCGCGGATG GGACGACCAGATCGTCTTCAACGGGCTGCTCTTCTACGTGGGGTACCTGGCGATGCCGAGCGTGCGGAGGTTCCCGCTGTGGCGGACGGACGGGGCGGTGGCGACGGCGCTGCTGCACGCGGGGCCCGTGGAGTTCCTCTACTACTGGTTCCACCGCGCGCTGCACCACCACTTCCTCTACTCGCGCTAccactcccaccaccacgcctcCATCGTCACCGAGCCCATCACCT CGGTCATCCATCCTTTTGGCGAACACATTGTCTATTTCACGCTCTTTGCAATCCCGATGTTGTCCACAGTTTATATGGGAAATGGCTCCGCCCTCGTGTTTGTGCTGTATATCGTTTACATTGACTTCATGAACAACATGGGGCACTGCAACTTTGAGTTGGTGCCAAAGTGGATGTTCCAAGTCTTTCCTCCTCTCAAGTACCTCATGTACACCCCATC GTTTCATTCCCTTCACCACACGCAGTTCCGCACAAACTATTCACTCTTCATGCCATTTTACGACTACATATACAGCACTATGGACAAGGCATCTGACGAGCTGTATGAGAGCTCACTGAAAGGGACAGAGGAGACACCTGACCTTGTTCATCTCACACATATGACCAACTTGCAATCGGCTTATCATCTAAGGGTTGGATTCGCCTCCATAGCATCCAAACCATCTGATAACTCCGAGTGGTATATGTGGACGCTATGGCCCTTGGCATGGCTGTCAATGGTGGTAGCATGGATTTATGGGTCATCTGCATTCGTGGTCGAGAGAATcaaactgaagaagatgaagatgcAAACATGGGTCGTACCGAGATACAACTTCCAA TATGGTCTAACATGGGATAGAGAATCGATCAACGACTTAATTGAAAAGGCGATATTGGATGCTGATGTAAGAGGGGTTAAGGTGCTCAGCCTAGGGCTACTAAATCAG gcAAAACAGCTCAATGGGAATGGTGAACTATTTAGACAAAAATACCCAAAATTAGGAGTTCGAATTGTTGATGGAAGTGGCTTAGCAACTGGAGTTGTCCTAAAAAGCATCCCTTCAGATGCAAAGCAAGTTTTTCTTCATACAGGGACTTCTAAGATAGCCCGTGCCGTTGCTATGGCTTTATGTGGCAAGGGCATCCAG GTGATCATGAATCGTAAGAAAGAGTATGACATGCTCAAGTCACAGATGCCAGAGAACAGAGCAAGCTACTTGAAGTGCTCCAGCAATGACATAACCAAG ATTTGGCTAGTAGAGAGGATCGACGACAAAGAACAGAGGATGGCACCAAAAGGAACAGTGTTCATTCCAATATCGCAGTTCCCCCTTAAGAAAGTCCGCAAGGACTGCACTTACTTGAGCACTCCGGCGATGAAGATCCCGGACACCATGCAGAACATCCACTCCTGCGAG AACTGGCTGCCGAGAAGGGTGATGAGCGCGTGGCATATCGCCGGAATACTTCACGTCCTGGAAGGGTGGAGCGTGCACGAGTGCGGTGACGACATGATGGACCCTGAGAAGGCATGGTCGGCTGCTATCAGGCACGGCTTCGTCCCTCTCACGAAAGCTTGA